One Nostoc punctiforme PCC 73102 DNA window includes the following coding sequences:
- a CDS encoding sensor histidine kinase, protein MAPPHLTLSPELLAKAFPFHFAFSRNREIVQTGEVLERISPEPLVGKLIEQHFQINRPKILIDFDAISKQPRALFILEFLHNGMQLKGQMMYQPEEEVIFFLGSPWITDTTSLAPLGIKLKDFAIHDPIVDFLFLLQSQNTALGDAKKLTSELKQQRAQLRSALQIKENLAEIAEAQAKRLEKSLRELQQTQAQLVQAEKMSSLGQLVAGVAHEINNPVNFIYGNLKYTKDYTQCLLKLVLLYQQFYANPVPEIKECINEIELDFLRDDLPKILDSMQVGAERISEIVLSLRNFSRLDEAGMKKVDIHHGLDSTLLILQNRFKNSVDHPGIKVVKNYGNLPLVDCYAGQLNQVFMNIISNAIDALESHNDKRAIAEIHASPNIIKIITEVIETNCVIRIADNGSGMTEAVKERLFDPFFTTKPVGKGTGLGLSISYQIVVEKHRGRLKCVSEPGHGTEFWIEIPLSMDTQAVDCVKSLSYVL, encoded by the coding sequence ATGGCTCCTCCTCACCTTACGCTTTCACCAGAGTTACTGGCGAAAGCTTTTCCCTTCCACTTTGCATTTAGCCGTAATCGTGAAATTGTACAAACTGGTGAGGTCTTGGAACGCATTAGTCCTGAGCCATTAGTTGGTAAATTGATTGAGCAACATTTTCAAATTAACCGTCCAAAGATTCTGATTGATTTTGATGCTATTAGTAAACAGCCTCGTGCCCTATTTATTTTAGAGTTTCTCCACAATGGAATGCAGCTCAAGGGTCAGATGATGTATCAACCAGAGGAGGAGGTAATATTTTTTTTAGGTTCTCCCTGGATTACAGATACAACTAGCTTGGCTCCTTTGGGTATCAAACTCAAAGACTTTGCGATTCACGACCCAATAGTTGATTTTCTGTTTTTACTACAATCTCAAAACACCGCTTTGGGTGATGCCAAAAAGTTAACAAGCGAACTGAAACAACAAAGGGCACAACTGCGGAGTGCGCTGCAAATTAAGGAGAATCTAGCGGAAATTGCTGAGGCTCAGGCTAAAAGATTGGAAAAATCCCTCCGGGAGCTACAGCAAACTCAAGCCCAATTGGTTCAGGCTGAGAAAATGTCCAGCTTGGGGCAGTTGGTTGCAGGAGTTGCTCACGAAATTAACAACCCCGTTAACTTTATTTACGGGAATTTAAAATATACAAAAGATTATACACAGTGTTTGCTAAAGCTTGTGCTTCTTTACCAGCAATTTTATGCCAATCCTGTGCCAGAAATTAAAGAATGCATTAATGAAATCGAATTAGATTTTTTACGAGATGATTTGCCCAAAATTCTAGATTCGATGCAAGTAGGAGCCGAAAGGATCTCTGAAATTGTCTTGTCTCTGCGGAACTTCTCTCGTCTTGATGAAGCAGGAATGAAAAAGGTTGATATTCATCACGGACTAGATAGTACCTTGCTGATTTTACAAAATCGGTTTAAAAATAGCGTAGATCATCCTGGGATCAAAGTAGTTAAAAACTATGGAAACTTGCCTTTGGTAGATTGCTACGCCGGACAACTCAATCAAGTGTTCATGAATATTATCAGTAATGCCATCGATGCACTCGAAAGTCATAACGATAAACGCGCGATCGCAGAAATTCATGCCAGTCCGAATATAATTAAAATTATTACAGAAGTCATTGAAACGAACTGTGTTATTCGAATTGCCGATAATGGTTCAGGAATGACAGAAGCAGTTAAAGAACGACTGTTTGATCCATTTTTCACAACTAAGCCTGTGGGTAAGGGTACAGGGCTAGGTTTGTCAATTAGCTATCAAATTGTAGTTGAAAAACATAGGGGAAGACTGAAATGTGTATCAGAACCCGGGCATGGTACTGAATTCTGGATTGAAATTCCCCTCTCTATGGATACACAAGCAGTTGATTGCGTCAAATCGTTGAGTTATGTTTTGTGA
- a CDS encoding heme NO-binding domain-containing protein, translated as MYGLVNKAIQDMVCSRFGEETWKQIKHKAEVDVDVFLSMEGYPDDITHKLVKAASVILSLSPKQIMQAFGEFWVQYTAQEGYGEMLDMSGDTLPEFLENLDNLHARVGVSFPKLQPPSFECTDMEENSLSLHYRSDREGLTPMVIGLIKGLGTRFDTEVHITQTQNRDEGAEHDEFLVIYKPN; from the coding sequence ATGTACGGTTTAGTGAACAAGGCGATTCAAGACATGGTATGCAGTCGTTTTGGCGAAGAGACTTGGAAACAAATTAAGCACAAAGCAGAGGTGGACGTAGATGTTTTCCTCAGTATGGAAGGCTATCCCGATGACATCACCCACAAGTTGGTAAAAGCTGCTAGTGTCATTCTAAGTTTATCTCCCAAACAAATTATGCAAGCCTTTGGGGAATTCTGGGTTCAGTACACAGCACAAGAAGGCTATGGTGAAATGCTGGACATGAGTGGAGATACATTGCCTGAGTTTTTAGAAAACCTCGACAATCTTCATGCTCGTGTAGGAGTTAGCTTTCCTAAACTCCAGCCCCCATCATTTGAGTGTACTGATATGGAGGAAAATTCTCTAAGTTTACACTATCGTTCTGATCGAGAAGGGCTAACTCCAATGGTTATTGGTCTAATCAAAGGATTGGGGACAAGGTTTGATACAGAAGTTCATATTACCCAAACCCAGAATCGGGATGAAGGTGCTGAACATGATGAATTTTTAGTGATTTATAAACCAAATTGA
- a CDS encoding class I SAM-dependent methyltransferase: MSNNHKDSTINLYNHTASDWIRGEPSSLSDFTARPSVLELCEPVSGLRVVDIGCGEGYCSRELHRRGAAQVYGIDLSQGMIEAAKLQEVEHPLSISYEVGCATNLKRFDDSEIDLVVAVFLFNYLTISQTQECMAEVARILRPGGRFVFSVPHPSFPYMREAAYPFYFQVEGAGYFSNRDQQFPGRIWKRDGSWLNVQLIHKTLEDYFNALRIAGFNTMPILQELRVTSEHIAVDKSFFSPLLDQPLHLALQILR, translated from the coding sequence ATGTCAAATAATCACAAAGACTCAACTATAAACTTATACAATCACACAGCATCAGACTGGATTAGAGGAGAACCTAGTTCTCTCTCAGACTTTACAGCACGCCCTTCTGTACTAGAGCTTTGTGAGCCTGTTAGTGGACTGCGAGTAGTTGATATAGGTTGTGGAGAAGGTTATTGCAGTCGAGAATTACATAGGCGTGGTGCTGCACAAGTATATGGAATAGACCTTTCCCAAGGCATGATTGAAGCCGCAAAGTTGCAAGAAGTAGAACATCCTTTAAGTATTAGCTACGAAGTAGGATGTGCTACCAATCTCAAGCGGTTTGATGATAGCGAAATTGACTTAGTTGTTGCAGTATTTCTATTTAACTATTTGACAATTTCTCAAACCCAAGAATGTATGGCAGAAGTTGCACGCATTCTTCGTCCCGGCGGTCGATTTGTATTTAGCGTTCCCCATCCATCTTTTCCATATATGCGGGAGGCAGCATATCCGTTTTATTTTCAAGTTGAGGGTGCAGGCTATTTTAGTAATCGAGATCAGCAGTTTCCTGGTCGTATTTGGAAACGAGATGGCTCCTGGTTAAATGTCCAATTGATTCACAAAACTCTTGAAGATTATTTTAATGCCCTTAGAATTGCTGGCTTTAATACTATGCCAATTTTACAGGAATTGCGTGTAACTTCAGAACATATCGCAGTAGACAAATCATTTTTTAGCCCCTTGCTTGACCAACCACTTCATCTAGCCCTACAAATATTACGATGA
- a CDS encoding TenA family transcriptional regulator encodes MTQTSSLVINSFREITVNHPLWSHEFLIRCRAGNLFLPDVQILAVQMYKFSKEFNRILASILSCCEDESSQLVILENLFDEMGQGDITQSHPELFRQFTRALGIDDETLAALPTAPETRALIETYLQIPHKYGYLAALGAVCYASEGIVSSLYTQLYKGIIGATPLPKEALIFFEVHIDVDDSHAAKLAAVIEPRIPMNEEDIKVKLAIVEAMDARVQFFNGIQRQISKYSLYPDSWVHFDALL; translated from the coding sequence ATGACACAGACATCTTCTTTAGTGATAAATTCCTTCCGTGAAATAACGGTTAATCATCCTCTATGGAGCCATGAGTTCCTAATCCGTTGTCGGGCTGGAAATTTATTTTTACCAGACGTACAGATACTAGCTGTTCAGATGTACAAATTCTCCAAAGAATTTAATCGGATTTTAGCTAGCATCTTATCTTGTTGCGAAGATGAAAGTAGTCAGTTAGTCATCTTAGAAAACCTCTTTGACGAAATGGGACAAGGAGATATAACTCAGTCCCACCCAGAGTTGTTTCGTCAATTTACCCGCGCCCTTGGTATCGACGACGAAACTTTGGCAGCACTACCCACTGCACCTGAAACTCGTGCCCTGATTGAAACTTACTTGCAGATACCACATAAATATGGCTACTTAGCTGCACTGGGTGCTGTCTGTTATGCTTCCGAAGGGATTGTTAGCTCACTCTACACGCAACTATATAAAGGAATTATTGGTGCTACTCCCTTACCCAAAGAAGCCCTGATCTTTTTTGAAGTCCATATTGATGTAGATGATAGTCATGCAGCAAAGCTAGCAGCAGTGATTGAACCTCGAATTCCCATGAATGAGGAGGATATCAAGGTAAAACTGGCTATTGTAGAAGCTATGGATGCGCGTGTCCAATTTTTTAATGGAATTCAGCGTCAAATCTCTAAATACAGCTTGTATCCTGATTCATGGGTGCATTTTGATGCATTGCTGTAG
- a CDS encoding FtsW/RodA/SpoVE family cell cycle protein — protein MNLRRLIPIFDSSVSNWALEARLLRWLTLIWLFVGLIMLFSASYPVADARQGDGLYYFKRQLLWVLVSLIGFNIIVNLPLQKILGVSHWFLLLFLALIFVTLIPGLGKKAFDAARWIAIGPIPIQPSELIKPFLVLQSARLFGQWERISWRVRFAWLGIFGLVLLGILAQPNLSTTALCGMTIWLIALAAGLPYKYLGGTAIGGVMLAILSISIKEYQRKRVMSFLNPWADATGDGYQLVQSLLAVGSGRTWGAGFGLSQQKLFYLPIQDTDFIFAVFAEEFGFVGSMVLLALLATFATLGLIVALKAKNTVHRLVAIGVTIVMVGQSLLHIGVATGSLPTTGLPLPMFSYGGNSMIASLIAAGLLIRVARESNEAEVVPLRKPLLENGRRRGSFQKNKN, from the coding sequence GTGAATCTACGCCGCCTCATTCCAATTTTTGATAGTTCAGTTTCCAACTGGGCATTAGAAGCGCGGTTGTTGCGCTGGTTAACGTTGATTTGGCTGTTTGTCGGCTTGATAATGCTATTTTCAGCATCTTATCCCGTCGCTGACGCGCGTCAGGGTGATGGATTGTACTACTTTAAGCGTCAACTGCTTTGGGTCTTAGTTTCTTTAATCGGATTTAATATTATTGTTAATTTGCCGTTGCAGAAAATTTTGGGAGTATCCCATTGGTTTTTGTTGCTGTTTTTGGCATTAATTTTTGTCACACTGATTCCAGGATTGGGAAAAAAGGCTTTTGATGCAGCCCGTTGGATTGCGATCGGGCCAATTCCTATTCAACCTTCAGAATTAATTAAACCCTTTTTGGTGCTGCAAAGTGCGCGGCTTTTTGGTCAGTGGGAACGTATCAGTTGGCGGGTTCGCTTTGCTTGGTTGGGCATTTTCGGTTTGGTACTTTTAGGAATTCTTGCCCAGCCCAACTTAAGTACAACAGCACTTTGCGGTATGACTATTTGGCTAATTGCTCTAGCGGCTGGCTTACCTTACAAGTACCTAGGGGGAACAGCAATTGGCGGAGTAATGTTGGCGATACTCAGTATTAGCATAAAAGAGTATCAGCGTAAGCGGGTGATGTCATTCCTCAATCCTTGGGCAGATGCTACAGGAGATGGCTACCAGTTGGTGCAAAGTCTACTAGCTGTGGGTTCTGGTAGAACTTGGGGAGCCGGGTTTGGGCTTTCTCAACAAAAACTGTTTTATTTACCCATTCAGGATACCGATTTTATTTTTGCCGTGTTCGCTGAGGAGTTCGGCTTTGTTGGCAGTATGGTGTTGTTGGCACTTTTAGCTACATTCGCTACTCTCGGATTAATTGTGGCGCTGAAGGCTAAAAATACAGTACATCGATTAGTAGCGATCGGCGTGACGATTGTGATGGTAGGACAATCATTGCTCCATATTGGTGTGGCTACAGGTTCTCTACCAACTACAGGCTTGCCTTTGCCCATGTTTAGCTATGGTGGTAATTCTATGATTGCTAGCTTAATAGCTGCTGGGTTGTTGATTCGGGTAGCACGCGAGAGTAATGAGGCTGAGGTAGTACCGTTACGAAAACCCCTGCTTGAAAATGGGCGCAGACGTGGGAGTTTTCAGAAAAATAAGAATTGA
- a CDS encoding class I SAM-dependent methyltransferase has translation MNKLIGRKVYDSTLSDSWASSLRKKRFSLFVSILDSLPSPIKILDVGGTVGFWENLGFLNQENKDIEITLLNLKFPKTSSTHPKIKQVIGSATNMVNFQSNEFDIVFSNSVIEHVGDYDQQYQMATEVMRVGKRYFVQTPNVFFPIEPHFVFPLFQFLPVSSRVWLLTNFAIGWYDKVADKELARKIATSIRLLSKREFLNLFPESQLYEEKFFGLTKSFTVYKESP, from the coding sequence ATGAATAAACTCATAGGCCGTAAAGTATATGACTCTACTCTTTCCGACTCGTGGGCAAGTAGCCTAAGAAAAAAGCGCTTCTCTTTGTTCGTATCTATATTAGACTCACTGCCCTCACCTATAAAAATACTCGATGTTGGAGGAACAGTAGGCTTTTGGGAGAATTTAGGCTTTTTGAATCAAGAAAATAAAGACATAGAAATTACTTTACTAAATTTAAAATTTCCCAAAACAAGCTCAACACATCCAAAAATCAAGCAAGTTATTGGGAGTGCTACAAATATGGTAAATTTTCAATCCAATGAGTTTGATATAGTTTTTTCCAATTCAGTGATTGAACATGTCGGAGATTACGATCAACAGTACCAGATGGCTACTGAAGTAATGCGAGTGGGAAAAAGATATTTTGTTCAAACACCAAATGTTTTTTTTCCGATTGAACCCCACTTTGTATTTCCTTTATTTCAATTTCTTCCCGTAAGTTCTCGGGTATGGCTACTAACAAATTTTGCTATTGGATGGTACGACAAGGTAGCTGATAAAGAGCTGGCTAGAAAGATAGCAACTTCAATTAGGCTGCTGAGTAAGAGAGAATTCCTAAATCTGTTCCCTGAATCGCAACTTTATGAAGAAAAGTTTTTCGGTTTAACCAAATCTTTCACAGTCTATAAAGAATCTCCCTAA